The window GAGGTACGCATCATTTACGATTCCTTGGGAAGCTATCAATTACGGGGGCGTCCCAGAAAAAAATTTCAGGATATCGGAGTAAAGATCTACCCCATCATGCCCATCCGATTAACCAACCTGTTGTTCTCGCTCAACTTTAGGAACCATAGGAAAATTGTCATCATCGACAACCAAGTGGCCTTTACGGGAGGCGTGAATGTATCGGACAAATACATCAAACGGGAGGATGGACTGGGCAAATGGAAGGACGTCCACTTGCAATTGGAAGGGCCAGTGGTCAACGACCTGCACATGGTGTTTCTCAAGGACTACTTTTTTGCCAGCAACAAGGAAAATTTTCATATCTCCGATTATCTGTTCGAACAGGAACAAATGGACGGAGTGGATGCCCAAGTAGTGGCCGGGGGACCGGATTCCATGTATCCCACCATCATGCACCAGTACATCGGCATGATGAACCAGGCCCAAAAATCCATTTGCATTGCCAATCCCTATTTTGTTCCTGGAGAGGCTTTTTTGGAAAGTTTGAAGATTGTGGCCTTGGAAGGTGTAAAAATCCGTCTGCTGGTACCCAAAAAATCCGATTCGCAAGCCGCCAAATTTGCGATGTTCTCCCATTTTGAGGAACTGCTGCAAGTAGGCATCGATATTTATTTGCGGGACGACTTTTCGCATAGCAAGATCATGATCGTAGACGACGACTTGGTATCCATCGGTTCCGGAAACTTTGACATACGCAGCTTTGAGCTCAATTATGAAACCAATGTGCTCCTGTACGACGAGCGCATCACCGCCGAAATGACCCAAGAGTTCCAAAAACTCTGCGATAAGGCTGAGTTGGTCACCTTGGAGCGCTTCAAGAACAGGGGCGTATGGCTACGGTTCCTCGAAGGACTCTTCAAATTCTTTAAACCCCTAATTTAATAGGCCCAATAGGTATTTGGAGCAAACATTAAATGGTTTACGGCAAGCCAAAACAGGGACAAATCTACCTTTGTGTCAAAATAAACAATGATGAAAAATTTAATCTTACTTTTATTTTTAGCAGGAACAACAGCCATGAGTGCCCAGAGCATCTCAAAGAACGCCTTGGGTGTCCGATTGGGCGATAACGACGGTTTTGGAGGTGAAATCTCCTACCAGCGTTACCTAAAAGCAAACAACAGACTGGAATTTGACCTCGGTTGGAGAGACTCCAACAATGTGGAAGCCTTTAAATTGGTAGGTCTCTATCAATGGGTGATGCCCATAGATGGCGGTTTTA is drawn from Flagellimonas sp. MMG031 and contains these coding sequences:
- the cls gene encoding cardiolipin synthase; amino-acid sequence: MKTVLTILYIVTSVWAIGAIIYHGRRPSRSISWSLAIITLPFLGALLYYLFGVNRRKFRFFNPKEFEKRKKYGLPESPLKEDHRTHFENDIRKQRLSRLIHSSCNTTATSGNKVSVLQDGGETFNVLFNAMEKAKRFIHIQYYILEQGQLLDKMLDLLKRKIDQGVEVRIIYDSLGSYQLRGRPRKKFQDIGVKIYPIMPIRLTNLLFSLNFRNHRKIVIIDNQVAFTGGVNVSDKYIKREDGLGKWKDVHLQLEGPVVNDLHMVFLKDYFFASNKENFHISDYLFEQEQMDGVDAQVVAGGPDSMYPTIMHQYIGMMNQAQKSICIANPYFVPGEAFLESLKIVALEGVKIRLLVPKKSDSQAAKFAMFSHFEELLQVGIDIYLRDDFSHSKIMIVDDDLVSIGSGNFDIRSFELNYETNVLLYDERITAEMTQEFQKLCDKAELVTLERFKNRGVWLRFLEGLFKFFKPLI